The Halotia branconii CENA392 region GAGACAAATGTCCTTGTAAATTTAAAGCAAAGCGCTGATTAACATACTCAAAACCAAGGATTTCACAACCTACTGACCGCAAAAAAATTGTTCCATTTGATTCTGCCCAGACTTTCATGTCTACAGTAGGTTGAAGACTTAGGGACATAAAAGTCAGAGGACGCATTTTCAAACGAAATACTTCCTTTGAAAGCTGCTGAATCCGTCGACTGTCCACCAAGGTATTAACCAAACGTTGAGGCTGACGCAAGTAATGCTGGATAGGAATAGGCTGCTGTGGAACAGTAATTTCTACCGATTGGGAGGCTGTGAACTTGGTAGCCATAGTTGCAGGAAGTAATTGTTATATATCTCTATTATTCATGATTTTTTTATATTTATTAATTTTAATTGAGCAAAAATATTTATCTTGGGTTGGTTTATTTGAATAAGTAGATTTATTTATAGTTCTCATTCATCATTTAGATAGATTTAAAAATTATGTTTACTAACTTTAGAGAGATAAATTATCAATCAACCGATAGGTAATTATTTAGCTAATGGCAATTACTTTAAAACA contains the following coding sequences:
- a CDS encoding DUF1997 domain-containing protein, with the translated sequence MATKFTASQSVEITVPQQPIPIQHYLRQPQRLVNTLVDSRRIQQLSKEVFRLKMRPLTFMSLSLQPTVDMKVWAESNGTIFLRSVGCEILGFEYVNQRFALNLQGHLSPYQFNTGTRLQGKADLEVQVELPLPFSLTPKPLLEATGNGLLKSVLLTIKQRLLHQLLADYRHWVISQTKEKALDDENGELPIFNIE